The sequence below is a genomic window from Cucumis melo cultivar AY chromosome 5, USDA_Cmelo_AY_1.0, whole genome shotgun sequence.
TTGTGATTTTCCATTGTAGAATTTTGATAACCCTCTCCTGCAAAAACCCCCCAAAGTCAAATTATGATCAAAAGGgtacttcaaaatttaatttgatgATTATTATATTACGTAACATACTTTTCATATATCTCTTCGTCTAACTTACTTGATAGGGAGATTGGCCATGAGCTCCGAGAGTTCATAGAGAGGTCCGTCATCCGATGACGATAACGATGGCGACAACGACAACGACGACGAGAAGTTCGAGGTTAAGGAAGACGACGATGCATCTTCTAACAATTCTGATGCAGAAGATTCCATGGAATTCATCGAAGAAGAATCAATGGTGGAAGTTGAAAAAGCTTCCAAAACTTCATCTTCTCTACTTTCCATGATCACCCAATTGAGTTCCCTCAACTCCATGGCTTCAAAATCTTCAATAATCTGTTCTTTGCCTTCCATGTCTAAAGGAAAtaatttgaagaagaaaaggaataaGGGGATGAAGTTTAAAAATAGAAGCAACAAGAGAGGTG
It includes:
- the LOC103498213 gene encoding protein OXIDATIVE STRESS 3, yielding MEGKEQIIEDFEAMELRELNWVIMESREDEVLEAFSTSTIDSSSMNSMESSASELLEDASSSSLTSNFSSSLSLSPSLSSSDDGPLYELSELMANLPIKRGLSKFYNGKSQSFTSLASVKSLEDLAKRVNYNNNNYYNSQRKKMKCCKSYGGSLDAQKSSNYHSPKPLIAKKVSKPSSLLSSVCSKRNNRSF